The Manis javanica isolate MJ-LG chromosome 14, MJ_LKY, whole genome shotgun sequence genomic interval ATCCAACGGAGCCAGAAAGAGTCAAAATTCTGATGGCCTTAAACTAGATGGGGAGACCTTAAACAGGagctgatatttttgttttctacccTTAATGTTACTAGAAGTAAATCTCAAATATAGAAAGAGTGGTGAACAGCAAACTAGGTTATTAGTGTAACAGTAAAGATTCTTAAGCCCTGAAATATGTGCTGGGACAATCAAATAAACAGCTCCTTTCAGTAAggaccctctccccaccccaaaaaGCCACAGTAAAAAAGTCAAATAGACTTTCTATATTATGAGTCAGATTGTCACCCACAAGCTACAAAGTTGACTGTACAATTTTATTCTCTGAGCTTCTGGAGGACAAAGGACTGATTTAGTTTTCAGATATCACAGgatttaattattcattattttcaGACTTAAGCCAACTTCTGTGGATAAAAAGCGCTTATGCACAAACCAAAGCAAGTACACACTTATGGCCATAAAAAAGATTTATCAATATACTTATGCATCCACAGCAGCAGCAAAACAGCACCGATGTCATAAGTGTCTGACTGCtactcacagacacacaaaaacaaCTGCTGACAAATTTAAGGCCAAATTATCTAGGTAACTACAGAAATTCCAAAAAGACCACCTAAAATGCTAATTGTTTTCATTAAACCCCCAGACAAGACCATATTAAAAGAACAAACAACAGATTGTAATGGTCATACATATCTTAGTCTTAAGTGTAACGTTAAAGACTGTAGTCATTCTCTGacctttttctcccctctgctgtttacatttaaatctgtCTGCAGTCACataagagctgattcttcaagaaaataaacaaagtatataaacccctagccagacttatcaagagaaaaagagtctacacacataaacagaatcagaaatgagaaaagaaaaatcactacggaaaccacagaaatacaaagaattattagagaatactatgaaaaattatatgctaacaaattggataaccagaagaaatggacaactttctagaaaatacaaccttccaaggctgacccaggaataaacagaaaatatgaacagacctattaccagcaacaaaattgaactggtaatcaaaaaactgcctaagaacaagACTGGAACGGATGGCTTGActactgaattttaccagacatttagtgaagacctaatacccatcctccttaaagtttcccaaaaagtagaagagggagtacttccaaactcattctatgagaccagcagcaccctaataccaaaaccaggcaaaaacaccccaaaaaaagaaaattacagaccaatatccctgatgaacatagatgcaaaaatactcaacaaactattagcaaaccaaactcaaaaatacatcaaaaagatcatccatcatgatcaagtaggatttatttcagggatgcaaggatggtacaatattcgaaaatccatcaacatcatccacatgaaccaaaaggacaaaaacaatatgatcatctccatagatgccgaaaaagcattcgacaaaattcaacatgcatttataatataaactctcaacaaaatgggtatagagggcaagtacctcaacataataaggctatatatgacaaacccacagccaacatcatactgaacagcgagaagctgaaagcctttcctttaagatcgggaacacgACAACATAgttcaacacttttattcaacatagttctggaggtcctagccacagcaatcagacaacacaaacaaaaggCATCTGGCTCAGGGACTGCAGAACATTCATCAAGGATTTTGTATCCAAGGCCCAAAAGTTTGTTGCCTAAGATGATGAATGCTGATGTGGATGCAGTTGATGCTGAAAATCAGGTGGAACTGGAGGAAAAAACACGACTTATTAACCAAGTGTTGGAACTCCAACACACACTTGAAGATCTCTCTGCAAGAATGGATGCAGTTAAGGAAGAAAATCTGAAGCTAAAATCAGAAAACCAAGTTCTTGGACAGTATACAGAAAACCTCATGTCAGCTTCCAGTGTTTTTCAAACAACTGACACAAAAAGCAACAGAAAGTAAGGGATTGATAACCCTTGTTTAATGGAAttactgctgcttttttctttaaaatttggaTAGGTTCCAAAAGTTAGAGTACTTTTCGTTGTGGCTTCATTGAGTATTTATGAAGATT includes:
- the LOC108403078 gene encoding uncharacterized protein, which produces MVQYSKIHQHHPHEPKGQKQYDHLHRCRKSIRQNSTCIYNINSQQNGYRGQVPQHNKAIYDKPTANIILNSEKLKAFPLRSGTRQHSSTLLFNIVLEVLATAIRQHKQKASGSGTAEHSSRILYPRPKSLLPKMMNADVDAVDAENQVELEEKTRLINQVLELQHTLEDLSARMDAVKEENLKLKSENQVLGQYTENLMSASSVFQTTDTKSNRK